In Phenylobacterium koreense, one DNA window encodes the following:
- a CDS encoding AAA family ATPase, translating to MTDAEEAEVAAFFAAKAERSIETACARVFLGGETAFKLKRRVELGYLDYSTLDLRYWALDRELRFNRAAASDIYRAIRKVTRAAGGGLELDGEGAVVEYALEMRRFDEGAVLAAQPWAVDGKLADALGREVAAAHARAELRPQGGGGKALKYTIDSNAKLIRELSPQLGEARVEALIAATDAEYFRREALLDARREAGFARQCHADLHLGNILLENGRPVLFDCIEFNDVLSDIDIQYDLAFLLMDLDFRRRRDAAVRVLSAYLDEGLRTLSPELLDGLAALPLMMAVRAGVRTHVQAHSGDLEGASAYLDAGLRHLSPPPPKLAAVGGLSGSGKSTFARLIAPGLGASPGAVILRTDEIRKRLLGVAPDAPLPASVYSPAFYNEVYDRLLAEARSLLDAGRAVVIDATFMAPELRGRARALAAEASVPFHGVWLEAAPEVLAQRIEGREGDASDATVATLRMQLERDVGELDWVRVDASGPAQDAAEAWSIEHGGSPLP from the coding sequence GTGACCGACGCCGAGGAGGCCGAGGTCGCGGCCTTCTTCGCCGCGAAGGCCGAGCGCAGCATCGAGACCGCCTGCGCGCGCGTGTTCCTCGGCGGCGAGACAGCCTTCAAGCTCAAGCGCCGGGTTGAGCTCGGCTATCTCGACTATTCGACCCTTGACCTGCGCTATTGGGCGCTGGATCGCGAGCTTAGATTCAACCGGGCGGCCGCGTCGGACATCTACCGCGCGATCCGCAAGGTGACCCGCGCGGCCGGCGGCGGGCTGGAGCTCGATGGCGAGGGGGCGGTGGTCGAATACGCCCTGGAGATGCGCCGCTTCGATGAAGGCGCGGTGCTGGCGGCTCAGCCCTGGGCGGTGGACGGCAAGCTGGCCGACGCGCTGGGGCGCGAGGTCGCCGCCGCGCACGCCCGCGCCGAGCTGCGCCCGCAGGGCGGCGGCGGCAAGGCCTTGAAATACACCATCGATTCCAACGCCAAGCTGATCCGCGAGCTGTCGCCGCAGCTTGGCGAGGCGCGTGTCGAGGCGCTGATCGCGGCGACCGATGCGGAGTATTTCCGCCGCGAAGCCCTGCTCGACGCCCGCCGCGAGGCCGGCTTCGCCCGCCAGTGCCACGCCGACCTCCACCTGGGGAACATTCTCCTGGAGAACGGCCGGCCGGTGCTGTTCGACTGCATCGAGTTCAACGACGTCCTCTCGGACATCGACATCCAGTACGACCTGGCCTTCCTGCTGATGGACCTGGACTTCCGCCGCCGCCGCGATGCGGCCGTGCGGGTGTTGTCGGCCTATCTGGACGAGGGCCTGCGGACCTTAAGTCCTGAACTCCTGGATGGGCTCGCGGCCTTGCCGCTGATGATGGCCGTGCGCGCCGGGGTGCGGACCCACGTCCAGGCCCACAGCGGCGACCTTGAGGGCGCCAGCGCCTATCTCGACGCTGGCCTGAGGCACCTATCGCCGCCGCCCCCGAAGCTGGCGGCGGTCGGCGGCCTGTCGGGATCGGGGAAATCGACCTTCGCACGGCTGATCGCGCCTGGCCTGGGGGCCTCGCCGGGCGCGGTCATCTTGCGCACCGACGAAATCCGCAAGCGCCTGCTGGGCGTGGCGCCCGATGCGCCGCTGCCGGCCAGCGTCTATTCTCCCGCCTTCTACAACGAGGTCTATGACCGCCTGCTGGCCGAGGCGCGAAGCCTGCTGGACGCCGGGCGGGCGGTGGTGATCGACGCAACCTTCATGGCGCCGGAGCTGCGCGGCCGTGCGCGAGCCTTGGCGGCTGAAGCGTCCGTGCCGTTCCACGGAGTCTGGCTGGAGGCAGCGCCCGAGGTCCTGGCCCAGCGTATCGAAGGCAGGGAGGGCGACGCCTCCGACGCCACGGTAGCCACGCTGCGCATGCAATTGGAACGGGATGTCGGCGAACTGGACTGGGTGAGGGTGGACGCCTCGGGGCCGGCGCAGGACGCTGCGGAGGCCTGGTCCATCGAGCACGGCGGCTCGCCGTTGCCTTAG
- a CDS encoding endonuclease/exonuclease/phosphatase family protein, with protein MVVLATLAMATALTLEPGEPNSFDAPPAGSAEISVLTYNVRGLPWPIAHGRAEALRKIGEELAFLRSQGRQPDVVLIQEGFRDEIAGLVKASGYRYWAQGPDRSERPPAGAADPEPGRPALGEGWGKLTNGGLHVLSDAPITEVLNVAYRSCAGLDCLANKGAMLVRLAFPDIPVEVDVVNTHMNSRRAARAPAERTLQAHNLQTEELYAFINRARAQDAPLLIGGDFNVRNAPDRYYHKASARPFAVVSEFCSQTLEAGCGASENSEGQPAWLRSQDLQAFGGGGQVEVRPVRAQAVFTQQERLRFSDHDGYLVRYRLTWNPQTLPPAPSRALEVRPQFGKWGVKVSWKY; from the coding sequence ATGGTGGTATTGGCGACCCTGGCCATGGCGACGGCGCTCACGCTTGAGCCTGGCGAACCGAACTCCTTCGATGCGCCGCCTGCGGGCAGCGCCGAGATCAGCGTCCTCACCTACAATGTCCGCGGCCTGCCCTGGCCCATCGCTCATGGCAGGGCCGAAGCCTTGCGCAAGATCGGCGAGGAGCTCGCCTTCCTGCGCTCGCAAGGGCGCCAGCCTGACGTCGTGCTGATCCAGGAAGGCTTTCGCGACGAGATCGCCGGCCTGGTGAAGGCCAGCGGCTATCGGTACTGGGCGCAGGGACCCGACCGCAGCGAGCGGCCGCCCGCCGGCGCCGCCGATCCCGAGCCCGGCCGCCCCGCCCTCGGCGAAGGCTGGGGCAAGCTCACCAACGGCGGGCTGCACGTCCTTAGCGACGCCCCGATCACCGAGGTCCTGAACGTCGCCTACCGCTCCTGCGCCGGGCTGGACTGCCTGGCGAACAAGGGGGCGATGCTGGTGCGGCTGGCCTTCCCCGACATCCCGGTCGAGGTTGACGTCGTCAACACCCACATGAACTCGCGTCGCGCCGCGCGCGCGCCGGCCGAGCGCACCCTGCAAGCGCACAACCTGCAAACCGAGGAGCTCTACGCGTTCATCAACCGCGCCCGCGCGCAGGACGCGCCGCTGCTCATCGGCGGCGACTTCAACGTGCGCAACGCCCCGGACCGTTACTACCACAAGGCGTCGGCCCGGCCCTTCGCTGTGGTCAGCGAGTTCTGCAGCCAGACCCTCGAGGCCGGCTGCGGCGCGAGCGAGAACAGCGAGGGTCAGCCCGCCTGGCTCCGTTCGCAGGACCTCCAGGCGTTCGGCGGCGGCGGTCAGGTCGAGGTGCGGCCGGTGCGCGCCCAGGCGGTCTTCACGCAGCAGGAACGCCTGCGCTTCTCCGACCACGACGGCTATCTGGTCCGCTACCGGCTGACCTGGAACCCCCAGACCCTGCCGCCCGCACCGTCGAGGGCCTTGGAAGTCCGCCCGCAATTCGGAAAATGGGGGGTCAAGGTTTCCTGGAAATACTGA
- a CDS encoding response regulator yields MRLDHFKVLVVDDNEHARALLTQMLRALGAYQLVEASNGHEGMAAMREHQIDIVLTDLVMAPVDGFAFVRELRTSPTSTNPQVPVIMVSGHSTLKTISAARDAGVNEFLAKPLSASGLVERLHRVLQHTKPFVRTPTYAGPDRRRRTPQRHNGPWRRAGDRPQPRAIEI; encoded by the coding sequence GTGCGCCTCGATCACTTCAAAGTCCTGGTCGTCGACGACAACGAGCACGCCCGCGCCCTGCTTACCCAGATGCTGCGGGCCCTCGGCGCCTACCAGCTCGTCGAGGCCAGCAACGGCCATGAGGGCATGGCCGCCATGCGCGAGCACCAGATCGACATCGTGCTGACCGACCTGGTCATGGCGCCGGTCGATGGGTTCGCCTTCGTGCGGGAACTTCGAACCTCGCCGACCAGCACCAACCCGCAGGTGCCGGTGATCATGGTCAGCGGGCATTCGACGCTGAAGACGATCAGCGCGGCGCGCGACGCCGGCGTCAACGAGTTCCTCGCCAAGCCGCTGAGCGCCAGCGGCCTCGTGGAGCGCCTGCATAGGGTGCTCCAGCACACCAAGCCCTTCGTGCGCACCCCGACCTATGCCGGCCCCGACCGGCGCCGCCGGACGCCCCAGCGGCACAACGGCCCCTGGCGCCGCGCCGGCGACCGGCCCCAGCCGCGGGCGATCGAGATCTAG
- the pdxH gene encoding pyridoxamine 5'-phosphate oxidase, producing the protein MSDKAQIPPSPSEDDYVRQVSAAEPPPLLSATDPFELFADWLQEAVAKEPNDANAMALGTVDDAGMPDVRMVLLKDAGPEGFVFYTNLGSAKGRQLAAHPQAALLFHWKSLRRQVRVRGTVAPTTPEEADAYFATRARPAQIGAWASEQSQPLPDRLALEKRIAEMGLKFGLGKVPRPPHWSGFRLRPEVMEFWRDRPFRLHERLVFQRVAEGWTTQRLYP; encoded by the coding sequence ATGAGCGACAAGGCCCAGATCCCCCCCTCTCCGAGCGAAGACGACTATGTCCGGCAGGTGTCCGCGGCCGAGCCGCCGCCGCTGCTGTCGGCGACCGATCCCTTCGAGCTGTTCGCCGACTGGCTGCAGGAGGCCGTGGCCAAGGAGCCGAACGACGCCAACGCCATGGCCCTGGGCACGGTCGACGACGCCGGCATGCCCGACGTGCGGATGGTGCTCTTGAAGGACGCCGGGCCGGAAGGCTTTGTTTTCTATACCAATCTTGGCAGCGCCAAGGGCCGGCAGCTCGCCGCTCATCCGCAGGCCGCTCTGCTGTTCCACTGGAAGTCGCTGCGCCGCCAGGTGCGGGTGCGCGGGACCGTCGCGCCCACGACGCCGGAGGAAGCCGACGCCTATTTCGCCACCCGCGCGCGGCCCGCGCAGATCGGGGCCTGGGCTTCGGAACAGTCGCAGCCGCTGCCTGACCGCCTGGCCCTGGAGAAGCGGATCGCCGAGATGGGCCTGAAGTTCGGGCTCGGCAAGGTTCCGCGCCCGCCGCACTGGTCGGGCTTCCGCCTGCGCCCCGAGGTGATGGAATTCTGGCGCGACCGTCCCTTCCGCCTGCACGAGCGCCTGGTCTTCCAGCGCGTGGCCGAGGGCTGGACCACCCAGCGGCTCTATCCGTGA
- a CDS encoding J domain-containing protein — MAAAPATTITRKRAREILRLGQAATAADLRKAFREAAKGAHPDRAGGDADRFREVVEAYRLLSEEGPADRIVQPPSTGRFSADEDRILPITPRLAMDGGVVLRERPGAAALKITLPPGLRSGDRLRAADTIFEIAIRGDRDVMVRGHDVWLTAALHPHVLAQGGRVSVDTPLGRRVVWITSKAAERGLLRLAGQGLPARGEHPQGHLFLRLAKQPRATDSVAAALRRRFAAAWAA, encoded by the coding sequence ATGGCTGCGGCTCCAGCAACGACGATCACCCGAAAGCGCGCCCGCGAGATTCTCAGGCTCGGCCAGGCGGCGACCGCCGCGGACCTGCGCAAGGCGTTCCGGGAAGCGGCCAAGGGCGCCCACCCCGACCGGGCCGGCGGCGACGCCGACCGGTTCCGCGAGGTCGTCGAAGCCTACCGCCTGCTGAGCGAGGAAGGGCCTGCCGATAGGATCGTCCAACCGCCCTCTACCGGCAGGTTTTCTGCCGATGAGGACAGAATCCTGCCGATCACGCCGCGGCTGGCCATGGACGGCGGCGTCGTGCTGCGCGAGCGGCCGGGCGCGGCGGCGCTGAAGATCACCCTTCCCCCCGGCCTGCGCAGCGGGGACCGGCTGAGGGCCGCCGACACGATCTTCGAGATCGCCATCCGCGGCGACCGCGACGTGATGGTGCGCGGCCACGACGTCTGGCTGACGGCCGCGCTGCATCCCCACGTCCTGGCCCAGGGCGGGCGCGTGTCGGTGGACACCCCGCTGGGCCGCCGCGTGGTCTGGATCACCAGCAAGGCCGCCGAACGGGGCCTACTGCGCCTGGCCGGCCAGGGGCTTCCGGCGCGGGGCGAGCACCCGCAGGGCCACCTCTTCCTGCGCCTGGCGAAACAGCCGCGAGCGACGGACTCGGTCGCCGCCGCCCTGCGCCGCCGCTTCGCCGCCGCCTGGGCGGCCTAG
- a CDS encoding cupin domain-containing protein produces the protein MTAERMITQLALQPHPEGGWYRETWRAEAADGQRGLATSILFLLRAGERSHWHRVDATELWIFQAGRPLTLRTYKDGPVVETVMGSDPGAGQALQHAVEPHEWQAADGPDEGWSLVACVVTPAFEFSGFELAPPDWRPPT, from the coding sequence ATGACCGCCGAACGCATGATCACGCAGCTCGCGCTGCAACCCCATCCCGAAGGCGGCTGGTACCGGGAGACCTGGCGCGCCGAGGCGGCCGACGGCCAGAGGGGCTTGGCGACCTCGATCCTCTTCCTCCTGCGGGCCGGCGAGCGCTCGCACTGGCATCGAGTCGATGCGACCGAGCTCTGGATCTTCCAGGCGGGGCGGCCGCTGACCTTGCGAACCTACAAGGACGGTCCAGTGGTCGAGACCGTGATGGGAAGCGATCCCGGCGCCGGTCAGGCCCTCCAGCACGCCGTCGAACCCCACGAGTGGCAGGCAGCCGACGGCCCCGACGAAGGTTGGTCGCTGGTCGCCTGCGTGGTCACGCCGGCCTTCGAGTTCTCGGGCTTCGAACTGGCGCCGCCCGACTGGCGACCGCCCACCTAA
- the aroC gene encoding chorismate synthase produces the protein MSHNSFGHLFRVTTWGESHGPALGCVVDGCPPGIPLTAEEVQVWLDQRRPGQGKFVTQRQEPDAVKILSGVFEDDRTDGQVTTGTPISMLIENVDQRSRDYSEIATQFRPGHADYTYFAKYGVRDYRGGGRASARETAARVAAGAVARKVIPGVTIRAAVTQIGPHAIDRSRFDWDQRHENGFWCPDAQTVPIWEEHLEKVRKAGSSTGAIVEVEAVGVPPGWGAPVYGKLDSELAAALMSINAAKGVEIGAGFAAAAFSGEENADEMRMGNDGQPLFLSNSAGGILGGISSGQPVVARVAFKPTSSILTLRRSLNEAGEEIDLRTKGRHDPCVGIRAVPVVEAMTACVLADAFLRHRAQTGGAVFVPGR, from the coding sequence ATGTCACACAACAGCTTCGGCCACCTCTTCCGTGTCACCACCTGGGGCGAGAGCCACGGGCCGGCGCTGGGCTGCGTCGTCGACGGCTGCCCTCCCGGCATCCCGCTGACCGCCGAAGAGGTGCAGGTCTGGCTCGACCAGCGCCGCCCCGGCCAGGGCAAGTTCGTCACCCAGCGCCAGGAGCCCGACGCGGTGAAGATCCTCTCCGGGGTCTTTGAGGACGACCGCACGGACGGCCAGGTGACCACCGGCACGCCGATCTCCATGCTGATCGAGAACGTCGACCAGCGCAGCCGCGACTATTCCGAGATCGCCACCCAATTCCGGCCCGGCCACGCCGACTACACCTATTTCGCCAAGTACGGCGTGCGCGACTATCGGGGCGGCGGACGCGCCTCGGCCCGCGAGACCGCCGCCCGCGTGGCGGCCGGCGCCGTGGCCCGCAAGGTCATTCCGGGCGTGACCATCCGGGCGGCCGTCACCCAGATCGGGCCGCACGCCATCGACCGCTCGCGCTTCGACTGGGACCAACGCCACGAGAACGGCTTCTGGTGCCCGGACGCCCAGACCGTGCCGATCTGGGAGGAGCACCTGGAAAAGGTCCGCAAGGCCGGCTCCTCCACCGGCGCGATCGTCGAGGTCGAGGCCGTCGGGGTTCCGCCCGGCTGGGGCGCGCCGGTCTATGGCAAGCTCGACTCCGAACTGGCCGCCGCCCTGATGTCGATCAACGCCGCCAAGGGCGTGGAGATCGGCGCGGGCTTCGCCGCGGCCGCCTTCTCCGGCGAGGAGAACGCCGACGAGATGCGGATGGGCAATGACGGCCAGCCGCTGTTCCTGTCCAACAGCGCCGGCGGCATCCTCGGCGGAATCTCCAGCGGCCAGCCGGTCGTCGCGCGCGTCGCCTTCAAGCCGACCTCCTCGATCCTCACCCTGCGCCGCAGCCTGAACGAGGCGGGCGAAGAGATCGACCTGCGGACCAAGGGCCGCCACGACCCCTGCGTGGGCATCCGCGCCGTGCCAGTGGTCGAGGCCATGACCGCCTGCGTGCTGGCCGACGCTTTCCTGCGTCATCGGGCGCAGACGGGGGGCGCGGTCTTCGTTCCGGGCCGCTAG